The Rahnella aquatilis CIP 78.65 = ATCC 33071 genomic sequence TATAGTACCAGCGTTCGTTCAAACGAAGAAATCGCGAACGTTCATGGATCAGCTGAATGTGTTCGTCGCCGGTTTCTGTGAATCGCGCGGCAAACTCAACAAAACCTTCATCAGCATTGCGTCCGTCTGACTGGGCGATCACCTGTAGGCCTTGCCAGTGCGTACTGGCAAAGCCGTCCTGTAAACTGTTGCGCCATTGCTCGGGGTGACAATCCGGGTGCCAGGTGGCGATCAGATAACTCGCATTTTTCAGGACGTAGGCGGTATAGCGTGAGCGCATCAGCGCAGACGGTGTCGGCGCTACTTTACGCTCAGCGATGTATGGCTGGCAGCACTCTTCGAAAGAAAGGTTGCTGCAACATGGGCAAAGTTCTGACACGGAAACTCCTGAATTGCAGGGCTTATACATTGAACAACGCAGGTTACGCTATTGAATGCACCAAACCGATATGTTACCTAACAAACTCGCCGGGTGACAACGCGCTTGCCCGCTGATTCTAACGCTATGCGCAA encodes the following:
- a CDS encoding YchJ family protein — protein: MSELCPCCSNLSFEECCQPYIAERKVAPTPSALMRSRYTAYVLKNASYLIATWHPDCHPEQWRNSLQDGFASTHWQGLQVIAQSDGRNADEGFVEFAARFTETGDEHIQLIHERSRFLRLNERWYYIDGIKPQTGRNDACPCGSGKKYKKCCGK